The Takifugu rubripes unplaced genomic scaffold, fTakRub1.2, whole genome shotgun sequence genomic interval tccttgacccggagaaggcactccacctttttccggttgagaaccatggcctcggatttggaggtgctgattctcatcccagccgcttcacatgcggcggcgaaccgatccagtgatagttggaggtcacgggccgatgacgccaacaggaccacatcatccgcaaaaagcagagacgcgatcctgaggtcaccaaaccggatcccctcaacactcTGACTGCagctagaaattctgtccataaaaattatgaacagaatcggtaacaaagggcagccctggcggagaccaaccctcaccggaaacgagttcgacttactgccagcaattcggaccaaactctggcaccgatcgtatagggagcggacggcccgtatcagcgggcccgacaccccatactctatTGCtcctcggagaaccccccacaggaccccccgagggacacagtcgaatgccttctccaagtccacaaaacacatgtggactggttgggcaaactcccatgcaccctcgaagaccctgctgagagagagagctggtccactgttccacgcccaggacgaaaaccacattgctcctcctgaatccgaggttcgactatccggcggaccctcctctccagtacccctgaatagacttTACCAGGgaggtctgggaacgcctggggatccctctggATGAGCTAGAAGAAATAGCTGGgtagagggaagtctgggcttctctccttaggctgctgcccccgcgacccgaccccggataagcggtagagaatggatggatggatatagaTATATGTATACTACTCAAAAAAATTAGTGGAACAccttttaatcagagtatagcaacctatcagtcaaacttctgggatattgatctggtcagttaaacAGCAGAGGGGgctgttaatcagtttctgctgctttgttgttaatgaaatcaaaaacaggagcatcagaggggcaacaacaagatggcccccaaaacaggaagggctttccaggttgaagccactgatacttttttccctcctcatctcttttggctgattttttactgactgacattctactgctgtagttattattggcttggatcaacatctctgttgatagcatggtgcggtacctggacgctacagaggttgcacaagcaGTCCaactcagaatcagaatcagaatcagaagaaggtttattgccattgttcatgtaatacacagtattacacaaactaggaatttgtcatggtgtgccgctgcgacattcaacataacactagacatcaacaccacactagaataagataaataaaataaaataagtaaataaataaataactcctccaggatggcacatcaatacgtgccgttgcaagaagatttgctgtgtctcccagcacagtctcaagagcatggaggagattccaggagacaggtagttactccagaagagctggacagggccgtaggaGGTCCaaaaaccctcagcaggatcagtatctgctcctttgtgcaaggaggaacaggatgagcactgccagagccctacaaaatgacctccagccgTCTACtaatgtgaatgtttctgaccaaacaatcagaaacaggctccatgagggtggcctgaaggcccaacgtcctgtagtgggccctgtgctcactgcccggcaccgtagagctcgattggcatttgccatagaccaccagaattggcaactatgccactggcgccctgtgctcttcaccgatgagagcaggttcaacctgagcacatgcgacagacgtgaaagggtctggagatgccgtggagaacgttatgctgccctcaacatcattcagcatgaccggtttggtggtgggtcagcgatggcctggggaggcatatccctggaaggatgcacaggttagataatggcaccctgactgctattaatccttggacccattgtcagaacctatgctggtgcagtgggacctgggttcctcctgctccacgacaatgcccgacctcatgtagctagagtatgcaggcagttcctggaggatgaaggaattgataccattgactggcccccatgttcacctgacctaaacccaatagaacacctctgagACATTATCTATAGGTCCGTCCGGCGCCGCCCGGTTGATCCTCGAGCTCAGTGATGCAGATCTGgaaggagatcccccaggacaccattcgtcgtctcattaggagcatgccccgacATTGTCAGTCAGGCGTACAAGCACGTGAGGGCCACACTAACTACAGAGAATCatgtatctatctatccatctatccatctatctatctatctatctatctatctatctatctatctatctatctatccatctatccatctatctatctatctatctatctatctatctatctatctatctatctatctatctatctatctatctatctatctatctctttTATAGCAGAGTGTGCACATCTTGACAGACACTTTGATAATAAACTCTGTCAGCACACAATGTGCAACGTGGGATTCAGGGGAACAATGACACGAAACCTACATTTCTCATCACCACCTCGATGTGCTgctggatgatttttttttcttctctcagccAGGTTCATTTATTCTGCATTAATAACAGATATGATTCAGTCTTTCTGCAAACATGCTGgattaatgaaaaacaaatcccCCAAAAAGTGACAAAGACATTCAATGTTTACATGCGATTATTAGTAAAACAATAatgtttttcatgtgtttatgtATATTGTTCTCTTGCACCGTTGATTACTCCGCAGTCTTTGActtaaaaaacaggaagttaaaaatgtccttcgagccggatttgaaccagcgacctaaGGATGCCTGTTATCCCGCTACAGTCCTCCGCTCTACCAACTGAGCTATCGAAGGTTATACTTACAGTAAAATCCTGTGTAAATCCTGTGTGCCATTAGATGATCAACACGATAACTATCGATAGTCATGTTTAATGAGCGATCTTTCCGCCTTTATGTTCTCAATCTAAAGAAAACACTGACATCTACTGGCCGTCTGTGGTACTGCTGTTTATATACCAACGCAGCACCGGTACCGGTACCGCCACCAGTATCATTAACAGCACCAGCAACACAAGTTAGatagatatttacatttaaattgcatTGTTGTGTGACCTTGGTatgagatggattttttttttagagaagaacaaaagaacacgCATATTTTTCAGTGTATCTTTATCGTCTTTCAATGTGACAAAGtttgggaaataaaacccctcATACAGTAATGAACATTGATAAGTTCTAATATTAAATGGTAAAAACGTGCTTGAATTATTGGGAtagctgtggctgtgctgttttGTCAGTAAATTTCGGCAAGATGCGCTCCACATTTATCGATTTAAATGCTGATGTGACAGAATGGGCAAAATATCGAAATTACATATTTACCAATACATAATACAACAAACATGTGATATATTTAACAGTAAAACACCATTGTGATGCAGGCAAAATTTTAATTATGGTAGAAGTGAGTATAAgatggggaagaagagaaggaaagacagaagtttGAATCCCATCcagacccaaaaatgatagaattatttttgtaggaatggtttgtaaaacttttaatttataacaaagagaatatgtatGTACAATTGTGAAGAAGatgacattcacatttaagcatttataCAGCCGaaattgtcaaagaaacaaaacaaaaccccaatGAAACATTAATACAACTACGAAATAAGCtgtaaaacttgcagtggaactcaaagggcagaacagcccacagggataagcatattaaaagtaacaatattACAACATACATACTGCAAGTTTTACAGTAATTTCGTAGTTGTatcaatggaaaataaaaactgatatttaggttCTCTGGTATCACAGTTTCCTTGTTACTACTTAAATTCTTGCTGACAGATAGATCGACTgagaatgtatttatttatcacttacaacctgttgtgaagaggatgtggaagaaggctgaagcaaaactgtagatgactgaagaggaagcagagctgaaggtggaggaggccatgctggaggtggaggaggccatgctggaggtggaggaggccatgctgaaggtggaggaggcacggctgaaggtggaggaggccatgctggaggtggaggaggccatgctgaaggtggaggaggcacggctgaaggtggaggaggcactgctggaggtggaggaggcacggctgaaggtggaggaggcacggctgaaggtggaggaggcactgctggaggtggaggaggcacggctgaaggtggaggaggcacggctgaaggtggaggattCACTGCTTGAGGTGGAGGAGACaaggctgaaggtggaggaggcactgctggaggtggtggaggaggcacggctgaaggtggaggaggcccggctggaggtggaggaggcactgctggaggtggtggaggcactgctggaggtggtggaggcacatcttactcttgtttcacataacataatagctgactaataaatgtgtaaacaccctactgaatgtaacagttcaccgtgttaagttcttccgagggatttttatcctgctaatagttataaatctcgatagattatatcctttctgtctatacctgagggaaaaatgtagtctgctatctgaaatgattaatgtaggTCGTTTTTGGTTGGTCGTTTTACCTtagtgtaaaggtcatgccacTTCTTTTGCCTGGGAGCAGGCCTGTTGCCTGAAGGTGATGGCCAGACGCCTGTGGTGGCAAATGACCTCAGGCGCGACAGCCACTCTTGGTCATCCATGGCCTTGTGAGTTTTTTtggtagacattttctgtcatgttacaacataacataacataatgttataacataacaagtaTTTAGAAACGACGCACTCCagcgtacaactgccaaagaaaacaagcaatttcatcggcagaaaaaaatacaaccagctaaagctccggcagcaactgcacaaactttattgcaaaatTCCCGATGttcaagttacattagcgttacaaatgcctgacatgacttggacatattgcattaagcatttacggtgatattttatgtgaaatgagaaaaaaaaacttaacgaataacagacctcaatttgcgcacgtaccttgtcaaaatccacggagacgtccggaataaacagcgggcagacttttaaataataaatcaactcgaggatcgattggcttttccaaagattgagaccgcagtttaatttaaggcgGGGAACACTGtagaaagattgaatcgcgaagatgattggctgttgaaagattgaaactCGCAGACGATTGGTTGTTGAAAGACTGAAAAgcgcagatgattggctgttgaaagatttaAACTCGCAGACGATTGGTTGTTGAAAGACTGAAAAgcgcagatgattggctgttgaaagattgaatcgcgcagacGATTGGCTTTCGAATTTCTGAATCGGCGACGCGGTCTTATACAGCTTTTGCTCGTCGGGTAGCGCCATCGAAGgttacatttacagtaaaatccTGTGGAAATCCTGTGTGTTATTAGATGATCAACACGAGAAATATCGATAGTTACGTTTAATGAGCGATCTTTCCGCCTTTTTGTTCTCAAACTAATGAAAACACTGACATCTACTGACCGTCTGTGGTACTGCTGTTTATATACCAACGCAGCACCGGTACCGGTACCGCCACCAGTATCATGAACAGCACCAGCAACACAAGTTAGatagatatttacatttaaattacattGTTGTGTGACCTTGGTatgagatggattttttttagagaagaacaaaagaacacgCATATTTTTCAGTGTATCTTTATCGTCTTTCAATGTGACAAAGtttgggaaataaaacccctcATACAGTCATGAACATTGATAAATTCTAATATTAAATGATAGAAACGTGCTTGGATTATCGTGAtagctgtggctgtgctgttttGTCAGTAAATCTCGGCAAGATGCTCTCCACATTTATCGGATTAAATGACAGAAAGCGCAAAACATcgaaattacatttttaccaAATATTAATAGAACAAACATGTgatatatttaataataaaacacGATTCTGATGCAGGCACAATTTTAATTATGGTAGAAGTGAGGATTTAATCTTTGCATTGCATCATTTGCAAAAAGTATCTGTCAACTTCCCTCGTGTTCTGCTAAAAACTGTTTTAGCTGTTAAAATGGTCACAATCTAAAGGTTTGTCTGCTGAGTAATgtcacaaatatgcaaatacatTCATATTTTATACGTTAACCATGTGCGACTTTTGACTTTGTTGATCCTGACGACATCTTCGGAACCGCAGATGACACATGTGCAGAATTAAAACTTCATCaccttaattttgttttttctaatcaGGGCCACGGCTCTGATTTTAATCTCCCTGGTTTTCAGAGAGTAAATTATGGGGTTGACGCAGGGGGGGATGCAGGAGGCCAGAGACAGACTCAAGACGCGCTGATCGGCGTCGATCACCCGCACGTAAAAGCCGAAGAGGAAAATAATGAACAATGGGATATAAAATATAGCAACCAGGACAAGATGCTCCACGCAGGTACCGAGAGCTTTCATCCTGCTGTTGACCGACTTCATCAAGAACAGGGTGACCAGGATAGCGGCGTAGGTCAGCATGATAAAAGTAAAATGCGCAACGAGATTCACGACGGATGCGGTCGACGACAGGGCCCAGTGCAGCGTGTAGTCGTTGCAGGCGAGTCGAAACGTCGGCGCATAGTCACAGAAGTAGCTGCGCACTGTGACGGACTTGCAAAAAGACAGCCATGTCATTATACCTGTTGAGAACGCTCCGAGGCCCAGTGAGTAAGACCAGGTCACGGCCACAATGCAGGACATGCTCCGCAGGGTGTTGATggagttctgctgcagagggaagcaTATTGCGATCAGCCTGTCGTAGGCCAGGATCGCCAGCGCATAAGACTCTAAAGTGATAAAGGAGTAATAGACGAACATCTGCAAGAGGCAGATGTTGAAGGGGAAAAAGTTGTCCTTCAGGAGAAATGTCTTGATCATGCTGGGGATGGTGGTGGAATTCAGGACAATGTCGATGACAGCCAGGTTGACCACGGCCAAAAACTTGGGAGTGTGTAAACAACGATTAGAGACGATTACGTAGATCAGCAAACAGTTGAAGAACACCGTGACCACATAGACAAACGCTAGGAAGATGAAGTAGAAGCGGATGTGGGGAAACACCTCGAATCCAACGACGTAGAAGCCTGGAGGGTGAATGATGATGGAGCCGTTTGAGACGGTCCGCAGCAGAAACATAGCTGGACTCCACAAACCTGCACAATCCAGAAAGCAGTTCACACCACAGCATCAGCACAACTTTGACTCATTCTCCAGGACTTGATGTGACTCACCTGCTGGCCGGTCCGATGGCTCAGATCTGTTTAATGCAGCCTTGACTGCAcagctgttttgtctgcacttggTTTTATATACGAGAGTCACTCACCTCTGGAGACAAAGATTTCAGCTCAAAACACTCTTTTAATGAACTTGCACCAGGAAGGGCGGTATCTGGCTCTCATTaagcttcttctctgctcaaCCATCTAATTAATCCTCTGatggcacatttatttatccttGTTTCAAAACCAGAACTTACAAACAGCACTCAGGCGCCTTCAACAATTACATCATTATCAAACAACCGTCACCAGTTTACATTTCCTCAAATAAGAATCCTACACCAGGGAAATTATGTGtgaacaaaacaataaacaggTGCTCTATGTGagggaaaaatacacattttccaTGAACTTAaattatttctgatttattttcacaAGAAATCCATTTTTGATGActgatattattttatatatcaaATTCATTCCATTTCAATGCCATTATAGATTGATTTTAATGTAGACAAATAATCACAGCCTGTTGATGATGCactgttatttaaaataaaagaaacatatatatatatgtgtgtgtgtttttatatatatatgttatatatatatgtatgtatatatatataaacgaCGATTATACACAGGATCAGTATATATATGAactgttatttaaaataaaagaaacatatatatatgtatacatatatgtatACTACTCAAACAAATTAgtggaacactttttaatcagagtatagcaacctatcagtcaaacttctgggatattgatctgctCAGTTAAACAGCAGAGGGGGCTGttcatcagtttctgctgctttgttgttaattaaatcaaaaacaggagcatcagaggagcaacaacgagacggcccccaaaacaggaagggctttccaggttgaggccacttttttccctcctcatctcttttggctgattttttactgactgacattctactgctgtagttattattggcttggatcaacatctctgttgatagcatggtgcggtacctggacgctacagaggttgcacaagcagtccaactcctccaggatggcacatcaatacgtgctGTTGCAAGAAgatttgctgtgtctcccagcacagtctcaagagcatggaggagattccaggggacaggtagttactccaggagagctggacagggccgtaggaGGTCCacaaaccctcagcaggatcagtatctgctcctttgtgcaaggaggaacaggatgagcactgccagagccctacaaaatgacctccagcagtcTACtagtgtgaatgtttctgaccaaacaatcagaaacaggctccatgagggtggcctgaaggcctgacgtcctgtagtgggccctgtgctcactgcccggcaccgtagagctcgattagcatttgccatagaccaccagaattggcaactacgccactggcgccctgtgctcttcaccgatgagagcaggttcaacctgagcacatgcgacagacgtgaaagggtctggagatgccgtggagaacgttatgctgccctcaacatcattcagcatgaccggtttggtggtgggtcagcgatggcctggggaggcatatccctggaaggatgcacaggttagataatggcaccctgactgctattaatccttggacccattgtcagaacctacgctggtgcagtgggacctgggttcctcctgctccacgaCAATGtagctagagtatgcaggcagttcctggaggatgaaggaattgataccattgactggcccccatgttcacctaacctaaacccaacagaacacctctgggacattatctTTAGGTCCATCCGTcgccgccaggttgatcctcgAGCTCAGTGAtgcagatctgggaggagatcccccaggacaccattcgtcatctcattaggagcatgccccgacATTGTCAGTCAggcgtacaagcacgtgggggccacactaACTACGGAgaatcatctatctatctatctatctatctatctatctatctatctatctatctatctatctatctatctatctatctatctatctatctatctatctatctatctatctatctatctatctatctatctatctatctatctatctatctatctatctatctatctctttTATAGCAGAGTGTGCACATCTTGACAGACACTTTGATAATAAACTCTGTCAGCACACAATGTGCAACGTGGGATTCAGGGGAACAATGACACGAAACCTACATTTCTCATCACCACCTCGATGTGCTgctggatgatttttttttcttctctcagccAGGTTCATTTATTCTGCATTAATAACAGATTTGATTCAGTCTTTCTGCAAACATGCTGgattaatgaaaaacaaaacccccccaaaagtgACAAAGACATTGAATGTTTACATGCGATTATTAGTAAAACAATAATGTATTTCATGTGTTTATCTATCTTGTTCTCTTGCACCGTTGATTACTCCGCAGCCTTTGACGTAAAAACAGTAACTTAAAAatgtccttcgagccggatttgaaccagcgacctaaGGATGCCTGTTATTCCGCTACAGTCCTCCGCTCTACCAACTGCTATCCAAGGTTATACTTAGagaacaatgatgatgatcaacatgataaatatatactgtatagttACGTTTAACGAGCGATTTTTACGCGTTTTTGTTCTCAAACTAAAGAAAACACTCACATCTACTGACAGTCTGTGGTACTGCTGTTTATATACCAACGCAGCACCGCAGCACCGGGACCGGTACCGCCACCAGTATCATGAACAGCACCAGCAACACAAGTTAGATAGATATTTAAATTACATTGTTGTGTGACCTTGGT includes:
- the LOC115248156 gene encoding olfactory receptor 5B2-like, encoding MFLLRTVSNGSIIIHPPGFYVVGFEVFPHIRFYFIFLAFVYVVTVFFNCLLIYVIVSNRCLHTPKFLAVVNLAVIDIVLNSTTIPSMIKTFLLKDNFFPFNICLLQMFVYYSFITLESYALAILAYDRLIAICFPLQQNSINTLRSMSCIVAVTWSYSLGLGAFSTGIMTWLSFCKSVTVRSYFCDYAPTFRLACNDYTLHWALSSTASVVNLVAHFTFIMLTYAAILVTLFLMKSVNSRMKALGTCVEHLVLVAIFYIPLFIIFLFGFYVRVIDADQRVLSLSLASCIPPCVNPIIYSLKTREIKIRAVALIRKNKIKVMKF